The genomic window ACCCAACACAAATAAAGATTTTTTATTCTCTAACCCTAAAGCTTTCAAAACGTTAATGAAATTTTTAGTGTTTGGCGTCTCAAAATTAAAGTCTTCTAAAACCACAATATTTGACTCTTTTGCTTTGATTGAGAAAGCCGATTTTCTAGCTAATCGCTTCAAGCCTTTATTCAATTTGAATGAATAACTTCTTGGTCTTGGTCCGAAAACTGTTCCACCACCTTTAAACAATGGACTCTTAACACTTCCTGCACGAGCAGTACCAGTTCCTTTTTGTTTTTTAATCTTACGCGTACTTCCAGTTACTTCAGCTCTTTCTTTAGCTTTATGAGTACCTTGTCTTTGATTAGCAAGATATTGCTTAACATCAAGATATACAGCGTGATTGTTTGGTTCAATTGCGAATACTGAATCAGAAAGTTGAACTTTTCTTCCAGTATCTTTTCCGTTGAAATCTAATACTTTTACTTCCATTACTTCTGAATGATTACATAAGAGTTTTTGTGCCCAGGAACACATCCTTTAACAACAAGTAGATTCTTTTCAGCAACTACTTTTAAAACTCTAAGGTTTTGAACTTTTACATTTTCTCCTCCCATTCTTCCAGCCATACGCATTCCTTTGAATACTCTAGATGGATAAGAAGAAGCTCCTACAGAACCCGGCGCTCTTAAACGGTTGTGCTGACCATGAGTAGCTTGTCCAACCCCACCAAAACCGTGACGTTTAACAACACCTTGGAAACCTTTACCTTTAGACACACCTTGTACATCTACAAATTCTCCTTCTTCAAAAATAGTAACATCAATAAGATCTCCTAATTTTTGTTCAGTTGCAAAATCTTGGAATTCAACGACTTTTTTCTTAGCAACAGTTCCAGCTTTTTTAAAGTGCCCTAAAGCAGCTTTAGTAGAATGTTTCTCGTTTTTGTCATCGAAACCAAGTTGCAACGCTTCATACCCGTCAACCTCGTTGGTTCTGACTTGGGTAACAACGCATGGACCAGCTTCGATTACTGTACAAGGAATGTTTTTCCCGTTTTCGTCGAAAATACTAGTCATGCCGATTTTCTTACCAATTAACCCAGACATAAATATTAATTATTAATTACTAAAATTCCCTTCAATTTGAAAATAACAGAAATTTCCAAACAGGGAGTGCAAAAGTAGATATTAAAATTGAATAAACCAAACGGTTACAAAAATTAAATCGCTCATTATCAAAATCCAAGCATCAAAACAAGCTTCTTTTACTCAAAAACACAAATCTCATTTTTCCATCAAAATCAATACAACACTTAACAATTATTTAAAAAATCCACAACAAAAAACTGTCGCACCTCCTTAAAACAAAGACATTTACACTTTTTATCAAATTTTATAACCGCAGAAATATCACATCAAAAACAACTATTTAACAACAAAAAAAAGCGAGACATTTCTGTCTCGCTTTTTATATAAAAAAATATAAAAAATTATACTTTTATCTCTACTTCAACACCACTTGGCAATTCAAGTTTCATTAAAGCATCAATAGTTTTAGATGAAGATGAATAAATATCAATCAATCTCTTGTATGACATTACTTCAAATTGCTCTCTCGCTTTTTTGTTAACGTGCGGAGAACGCAATACAGTGAAAAGTTTTTTGTGAGTTGGCAACGGAATTGGACCTGTTACAACCGCTCCAGTAGTTTTTACTGTTTTTACGATCTTTTCAGCAGATTTATCTACCAACATGTGATCGTAAGATTTTAGTTTTATTCTGATTTTTTGACTCATTTTCTTAAAATTAAGCGTTACCTTTTGCTTTTTTGATTACCTCTTCTGAAATATTAGAAGGTGTCTCTGCATAGTGAGAGAACTCCATTGTAGAAGTAGCTCTACCAGAAGATAATGTTCTTAATGTAGTTACATAACCAAACATTTCTGATAAAGGCACATCAGCTTTGATAGTTTTAGCACCATTTCTATCACCCATATCATTAACTTGACCTCTACGACGGTTCAAGTCACCTACGATATCACCCATGTTTTCTTCAGGAGTAATAACTTCGATTTTCATGATTGGCTCAAGAATAACAGCTCCAGCAGCACGTCCTGACTCTTTATACCCCATTCTAGCAGCTAATTCAAAAGAAAGAGCATCAGAATCCACAGGGTGGAAAGATCCGTCTAATAAAGTTACTTTTAAACTATCAACAGCATATCCAGCTAATGGACCTGTTTTCATAGCTTCACGGAAACCTTTTTCAACAGCAGGGATATATTCCTTAGGAACGTTACCACCTTTTACCTCATTTACAAACTGTAATCCAACCGGAACTTTACCATCAACTTCATCAGCAGGCTCGATTCTAAATACGATATCACCGAATTTACCACGACCTCCAGATTGTTTCTTATAAGTTTCTCTATGTTGAGCAGATTTAGTAAACGCCTCTTTGTACTCTACTTGTGGCTCACCTTGATTAACCTCTACTTTAAACTCACGTTTCATACGATCAACTAAGATATCTAAGTGAAGCTCACCCATACCAGAAATAATAGTTTGACCTGAAGCCTCGTCAGTTCTTACTGTAAACGTTGGATCCTCTTCAGCTAATTTAGCTAAAGCCATACCCATTTTATCAACGTCAGCTTTTGTTTTAGGCTCGATAGCAATACCAATTACCGGCTCTGGGAATTTCATAGACTCCAAGATAATTGGATTCTTTTCATCACACAAAGTATCTCCAGTTTTGATATCTTTAAATCCTACAGCAGCTCCAATATCTCCAGCCTCAATAAATTCGATTGGATTTTGTTTGTTAGCGTGCATTTGGTAAATACGAGAGATTCTCTCTTTGTTACCAGAACGAGTATTTAAAACATACGAACCAGCATCTAAACGTCCAGAGTAAGCACGGAAGAAAGCT from Flavobacterium sp. KACC 22763 includes these protein-coding regions:
- the rplD gene encoding 50S ribosomal protein L4; this translates as MEVKVLDFNGKDTGRKVQLSDSVFAIEPNNHAVYLDVKQYLANQRQGTHKAKERAEVTGSTRKIKKQKGTGTARAGSVKSPLFKGGGTVFGPRPRSYSFKLNKGLKRLARKSAFSIKAKESNIVVLEDFNFETPNTKNFINVLKALGLENKKSLFVLGESNKNVYLSSRNLKASNVVTSSELSTYAILNANNLVLLEGSLELIEENLSK
- the rplC gene encoding 50S ribosomal protein L3, coding for MSGLIGKKIGMTSIFDENGKNIPCTVIEAGPCVVTQVRTNEVDGYEALQLGFDDKNEKHSTKAALGHFKKAGTVAKKKVVEFQDFATEQKLGDLIDVTIFEEGEFVDVQGVSKGKGFQGVVKRHGFGGVGQATHGQHNRLRAPGSVGASSYPSRVFKGMRMAGRMGGENVKVQNLRVLKVVAEKNLLVVKGCVPGHKNSYVIIQK
- the rpsJ gene encoding 30S ribosomal protein S10; its protein translation is MSQKIRIKLKSYDHMLVDKSAEKIVKTVKTTGAVVTGPIPLPTHKKLFTVLRSPHVNKKAREQFEVMSYKRLIDIYSSSSKTIDALMKLELPSGVEVEIKV
- the fusA gene encoding elongation factor G — encoded protein: MARDLKYTRNIGIAAHIDAGKTTTTERILFYTGKSHKIGEVHDGAATMDWMAQEQERGITITSAATTCTWNFPTDQGKVIPQSLPYHFNIIDTPGHVDFTVEVNRSLRVLDGLVFLFSAVDGVEPQSETNWRLADQYRVPRMGFVNKMDRQGANFLAVCGQVKDMLKSNAVAITLPIGDEADFKGIVDLVKNQAIVWHDETQGATFDIVDIPADMVDDVKHYRSILIEEIATYDENLLDKYMEDENSITEDEINNALRAATIDMAIIPMLAGSSFKNKGVQFMLDAVCKYLPSPLDKEGIEGIHPDDAELLEEDQTKILRRPDVKEPFAALAFKIATDPFVGRLAFFRAYSGRLDAGSYVLNTRSGNKERISRIYQMHANKQNPIEFIEAGDIGAAVGFKDIKTGDTLCDEKNPIILESMKFPEPVIGIAIEPKTKADVDKMGMALAKLAEEDPTFTVRTDEASGQTIISGMGELHLDILVDRMKREFKVEVNQGEPQVEYKEAFTKSAQHRETYKKQSGGRGKFGDIVFRIEPADEVDGKVPVGLQFVNEVKGGNVPKEYIPAVEKGFREAMKTGPLAGYAVDSLKVTLLDGSFHPVDSDALSFELAARMGYKESGRAAGAVILEPIMKIEVITPEENMGDIVGDLNRRRGQVNDMGDRNGAKTIKADVPLSEMFGYVTTLRTLSSGRATSTMEFSHYAETPSNISEEVIKKAKGNA